A DNA window from Streptomyces asoensis contains the following coding sequences:
- a CDS encoding ABC transporter ATP-binding protein translates to MPRTPATPADRSAVRSLLRLWPYVRPVRLRLSTAAFVAVLASCTGLVIPLVLKWMVDGPVADRDTAGVWLGALWLLLLGFAEALLFGMRRWLVARPLSHVEAEMRADLYGRLQRLPVAFHDRWPSGQLLSRATADLGLLRMFLAFPLTFLLVNSVTIVLGVAVMLVQDWRLGLVVLGPAVPVVVMCVLFERRYAHVARRAQDQVGDLTTVVEESVLGIRIIKGFGRHRTQARAFRELSRSLRGTELRKARLLATIWAVIVTLPELAIGAALVLGVVRVADGELSAGTLVAFLSTALALRWPVDSIGFLLAMSQEAATATERYFEVMDEEPEEPGTPSGRTADTGGAERPAEDAPSGGAGPPVPSGGGLRFHGVTFRYPDASPDSPPTLDGVDLHIRSGESMALVGATGSGKTTLTALVPRLHEVTAGRITLDGEDITALSRAQLRARVAVAFEEPTLFSATVGENVLMGADDDAGPVELERALDVAQARFVHDLPQGVETQVGEQGLSLSGGQRQRLALARAVVGRPGFLVLDDPLSALDVHTEAAVEAALRQVLSGTTALIVAHRPSTVLLADRVALLSGGRVTAVGTHHELLRTNSEYAHLMSGEESGARFAHQEADRR, encoded by the coding sequence ATGCCCAGGACACCTGCAACCCCCGCCGACCGTTCAGCCGTCCGCTCGCTGCTGCGTCTGTGGCCGTACGTGCGTCCGGTGCGCCTGCGGCTGTCCACGGCCGCCTTCGTCGCCGTCCTCGCGTCCTGTACGGGGCTGGTCATCCCGCTCGTCCTGAAGTGGATGGTGGACGGGCCGGTCGCCGACCGGGACACCGCCGGCGTGTGGCTCGGAGCGCTCTGGCTGCTGCTGCTCGGCTTCGCGGAGGCGCTGCTGTTCGGCATGCGGCGCTGGCTGGTGGCGCGTCCGCTGTCGCACGTCGAGGCGGAGATGCGGGCGGATCTGTACGGGCGGCTCCAGCGGCTGCCGGTGGCCTTCCACGACCGCTGGCCCTCGGGGCAGCTGCTGTCCCGGGCGACGGCCGATCTCGGGCTGCTGCGCATGTTCCTCGCGTTTCCCCTGACGTTCCTGCTGGTCAACTCGGTGACGATCGTCCTCGGCGTCGCCGTCATGCTGGTCCAGGACTGGCGGCTGGGGCTGGTCGTCCTCGGCCCGGCCGTCCCCGTCGTGGTGATGTGCGTGCTCTTCGAGCGCCGCTACGCGCACGTGGCGCGGCGTGCCCAGGACCAGGTCGGCGATCTGACGACGGTGGTCGAGGAGAGCGTCCTCGGGATCCGGATCATCAAAGGCTTCGGCCGGCACCGCACCCAGGCGCGGGCCTTCCGGGAGCTGTCGCGGAGCCTGCGCGGCACGGAGCTGCGCAAGGCCCGGCTGCTGGCCACCATCTGGGCCGTCATCGTGACGCTCCCCGAGCTGGCCATCGGCGCCGCGCTGGTGCTCGGCGTCGTCCGGGTCGCGGACGGCGAGCTGTCCGCGGGCACCCTGGTCGCCTTCCTGTCCACCGCGCTGGCGCTGCGCTGGCCGGTGGACTCGATCGGGTTCCTGCTGGCGATGAGCCAGGAGGCGGCCACGGCGACGGAGCGGTACTTCGAGGTGATGGACGAGGAGCCGGAGGAACCCGGCACACCCTCGGGCCGCACCGCGGACACGGGCGGCGCCGAGCGCCCCGCCGAAGACGCGCCCTCCGGCGGCGCCGGGCCGCCCGTGCCGTCCGGCGGAGGTCTGCGGTTCCACGGCGTCACCTTCCGCTATCCCGACGCCTCCCCCGACTCCCCGCCCACCCTCGACGGCGTCGACCTGCACATCCGCTCCGGCGAGTCGATGGCGCTGGTCGGGGCGACCGGCAGCGGGAAGACCACCCTCACGGCCCTGGTCCCCCGGCTGCACGAGGTGACCGCCGGCCGCATCACCCTCGACGGCGAGGACATCACCGCCCTGTCCCGCGCGCAGCTGCGCGCCCGCGTCGCCGTCGCCTTCGAGGAGCCCACCCTCTTCTCGGCGACCGTCGGCGAGAACGTCCTGATGGGCGCCGACGACGACGCGGGCCCCGTCGAGCTGGAGCGGGCGCTGGACGTGGCGCAGGCCCGGTTCGTGCACGACCTGCCGCAGGGCGTCGAAACCCAGGTCGGCGAGCAGGGGCTCAGTCTCTCCGGCGGTCAGCGCCAGCGCCTCGCGCTGGCCAGAGCCGTCGTCGGGCGGCCCGGCTTCCTCGTCCTGGACGACCCGCTCTCGGCGCTGGACGTGCACACCGAGGCCGCCGTGGAGGCCGCGCTGCGCCAGGTCCTCAGCGGCACCACGGCGCTGATCGTGGCGCACCGCCCGTCCACCGTGCTGCTCGCGGACCGGGTCGCCCTGCTGTCCGGCGGGCGCGTCACCGCCGTGGGCACCCACCACGAACTGCTGCGCACCAACAGCGAGTACGCCCACCTCATGTCCGGAGAGGAATCCGGCGCCCGGTTCGCGCACCAGGAGGCCGACCGCCGATGA
- a CDS encoding ABC transporter ATP-binding protein produces MTAPTTASASAVADDDAEAAPRTTADDPFDRDVLPAPPGATGALLRSLLAPLRARVAFTSLLLLLQQAAVQAGPLLVAYAIDRAVPAFRAGDDGPLVAVGVGYLLCALASGGLQYAFLIASARVNQDVLLDLRGRIFRHAQALSLDFHERYTSGRLISRSTSDVEALRELLEEGLQELVTVVLSFLSISAMLLWLDLGLGAVAVASFGPLYLLVRLYQRRAGRVYAARSTAIAAVIVKFVETMNGIRPVRAFRREAVNDEGFRVLNRRHERRNGDALLEMARYVVGSRLVANSAVAVIVLWGAMRVADGSLELGVLAASVLYLRRLYDPIDRLGMFLNSYQSAAASLHKIAGLLAQTPSVPEPAVALRLPPLETELPGREVVFDDVSFKYRTGGEVLPRFGLTLPAGQTVAVVGSTGAGKSTLAKLLARFYDPSAGRVLLDGVDLRDLDLPELRRGVVMVTQEAFLFSGTVAENIAIGRPDADRAEIERAAKAIGAHEFISALPDGYDTDVRKRGGRISAGQRQLVAFARALLADPAVLILDEATSSLDVPGERAVQAAMTTVLKGRTAVVIAHRLSTVEIADRVLVMEHGRIVEDGSPDALIAGTGRFADLHRAWRDSLA; encoded by the coding sequence ATGACCGCTCCCACCACCGCTTCGGCCTCCGCCGTCGCCGACGACGACGCCGAGGCCGCCCCGCGGACCACCGCCGACGACCCCTTCGACAGGGACGTCCTGCCGGCCCCGCCCGGCGCGACGGGCGCGCTCCTGCGTTCGCTGCTGGCGCCCCTGCGGGCCCGGGTCGCGTTCACCTCGCTCCTGCTGCTGCTCCAGCAGGCGGCCGTGCAGGCGGGTCCGCTGCTGGTGGCGTACGCCATCGACCGGGCGGTGCCGGCGTTCCGCGCCGGCGACGACGGCCCGCTGGTCGCTGTGGGCGTCGGCTACCTGCTGTGCGCGCTGGCCTCCGGCGGACTCCAGTACGCGTTCCTGATCGCCTCCGCCCGCGTCAACCAGGACGTGCTCCTGGACCTGCGCGGCCGGATCTTCCGGCACGCGCAGGCGCTGAGTCTCGACTTCCACGAGCGCTACACCTCGGGCCGGCTGATCTCCCGCTCGACCAGTGACGTGGAGGCGCTGCGCGAGCTCCTCGAGGAGGGTCTCCAGGAGCTCGTGACGGTCGTGCTGTCCTTCCTGTCCATCTCCGCGATGCTGCTCTGGCTGGACCTCGGGCTGGGCGCGGTCGCGGTGGCCTCCTTCGGCCCGCTGTACCTCCTCGTCCGGCTCTACCAGCGGCGGGCCGGCCGGGTCTACGCCGCCCGCTCCACGGCGATCGCGGCCGTGATCGTGAAGTTCGTCGAGACGATGAACGGCATCCGGCCGGTGCGGGCCTTCCGCCGCGAGGCCGTCAACGACGAAGGCTTCCGCGTCCTGAACCGGCGGCACGAGCGCAGGAACGGCGACGCCCTGCTGGAGATGGCCCGTTACGTCGTCGGATCGCGGCTGGTCGCCAACAGCGCGGTCGCGGTGATCGTCCTGTGGGGCGCGATGCGGGTCGCGGACGGCTCGCTGGAGCTGGGAGTGCTGGCCGCGTCCGTGCTCTACCTGCGACGGCTGTACGACCCGATCGACCGGCTGGGCATGTTCCTCAACTCCTACCAGTCGGCGGCCGCCTCGCTCCACAAGATCGCGGGGCTGCTCGCGCAGACGCCGTCCGTTCCCGAGCCGGCCGTTGCGCTGCGGCTCCCGCCCCTGGAGACCGAGCTGCCGGGCCGCGAGGTCGTCTTCGACGACGTCTCCTTCAAGTACCGCACGGGCGGCGAGGTCCTGCCCCGTTTCGGCCTCACCCTGCCCGCCGGGCAGACCGTGGCCGTGGTCGGCTCGACCGGCGCGGGCAAGTCCACACTGGCCAAGCTGCTGGCCCGTTTCTACGACCCGTCCGCGGGGCGGGTGCTGCTGGACGGGGTCGATCTGCGCGACCTGGACCTGCCCGAACTGCGGCGCGGGGTGGTCATGGTGACGCAGGAGGCGTTCCTGTTCTCCGGCACGGTCGCCGAGAACATCGCCATCGGGCGGCCGGACGCGGACCGGGCGGAGATCGAGCGGGCGGCCAAGGCGATCGGGGCGCACGAGTTCATCAGCGCGCTGCCCGACGGCTACGACACCGACGTCCGCAAGCGCGGGGGGCGCATCTCGGCCGGCCAGCGCCAACTGGTGGCCTTCGCGCGGGCGTTGCTCGCCGACCCGGCGGTGCTGATCCTCGACGAGGCGACCAGCTCGCTCGACGTCCCGGGCGAGCGGGCCGTGCAGGCGGCGATGACGACGGTGCTGAAGGGCCGCACGGCGGTGGTGATCGCGCACCGGCTGTCGACCGTGGAGATCGCCGACCGGGTCCTGGTCATGGAGCACGGCCGGATCGTCGAGGACGGCAGCCCGGACGCGCTGATCGCCGGCACCGGCCGGTTCGCGGACCTGCACCGGGCCTGGCGGGACAGTCTCGCCTAG
- a CDS encoding ABC transporter ATP-binding protein: MIDAYEDPGTPDRRGGWAYLAWLVRCQPWRSLAGAALASVWMVLLAAAPYLLSRAVDDGLEPGDTGALVGWTTALFVVGALNAWISIMRHRTMTRVRMDAYLRTTKVVVGHTVRLGAALPRQVSTGEVVTIGVSDVHTIAGALTVVGPGVGSVVVYVFVAGLLLSVSPLLAAVVLLGMPAVAVLVGPLMSRLQGTETEYRERQGVLTARIGDLAAGLRVLNGLGGKGLFADSFGRDSRRLREQGYRVGAVTSWMQALGTGLPTLFLAVVTWLAARLAAQGDLTVGQLVSVYGYVAVLVGPVAFLVDMGYQLGRGVVAARRVVDLLRLEPDPDTAPGTVPGGADAPGEPAALHDPASGVHVAPGRLTALVGARHAEVSAVVDRLGRYGPSDATWGGVRLDAVPLDRVRAAILVADPEADLFAGSLREVVGGRREPSPARVARAVRAAAADDIVQGLPQGLASPVTAQGRSLSGGQRQRVRLVRALLADPEVLLAVEPTSALDAHTEAAVAKGLRTERAGRTTVVTTTSPLLLARADTVHYLVDGKVAASGRHRDLLEREPGYRTLVARDTDDTEAHDAETDADAGAGTDAGAGAGVDTGEAVR; this comes from the coding sequence ATGATCGACGCGTACGAGGATCCCGGGACGCCCGACCGCCGCGGCGGCTGGGCGTACCTGGCCTGGCTGGTGCGCTGCCAGCCGTGGCGGTCGCTGGCCGGGGCGGCCTTGGCCAGCGTATGGATGGTGCTGCTGGCCGCGGCGCCCTACCTGCTGTCCAGGGCCGTGGACGACGGTCTCGAACCCGGTGACACGGGGGCGCTGGTGGGCTGGACCACGGCGCTGTTCGTGGTGGGCGCGCTCAACGCATGGATCAGCATCATGCGCCACCGCACCATGACCCGGGTGCGCATGGACGCCTACCTCCGCACCACCAAGGTCGTCGTCGGACACACGGTCCGGCTCGGTGCCGCCCTGCCGCGCCAGGTGAGCACCGGGGAGGTCGTCACCATCGGCGTGAGCGACGTGCACACGATCGCGGGCGCCCTGACGGTGGTGGGGCCGGGCGTCGGCTCGGTCGTCGTCTACGTCTTCGTCGCCGGACTGCTGCTGTCGGTGTCGCCGCTGCTCGCCGCGGTCGTCCTGCTGGGGATGCCGGCGGTCGCGGTGCTGGTCGGGCCGCTGATGTCACGGTTGCAGGGCACGGAGACCGAGTACCGGGAGCGGCAGGGCGTGCTCACCGCGCGGATCGGTGATCTCGCGGCCGGGCTGCGGGTGCTCAACGGGCTCGGCGGCAAGGGGCTGTTCGCGGACTCCTTCGGCCGGGACTCGCGGCGGCTGCGCGAGCAGGGCTACCGGGTCGGCGCGGTCACCAGCTGGATGCAGGCGCTCGGGACGGGCCTGCCGACGCTGTTCCTCGCGGTGGTGACCTGGCTGGCGGCCCGGCTCGCCGCCCAGGGGGACCTGACGGTGGGCCAGCTGGTGTCGGTGTACGGCTATGTCGCCGTCCTGGTCGGGCCGGTGGCGTTCCTCGTGGACATGGGCTACCAGCTCGGCAGGGGGGTGGTGGCGGCCCGGCGCGTGGTGGACCTGCTGCGGCTGGAGCCGGATCCCGACACCGCGCCCGGCACCGTCCCCGGGGGCGCGGACGCGCCGGGCGAACCGGCGGCGCTGCACGATCCCGCCTCGGGTGTGCACGTGGCGCCGGGCCGGCTGACGGCCTTGGTCGGCGCGCGGCACGCGGAGGTGTCCGCCGTCGTGGACCGGCTCGGGCGCTACGGTCCCTCGGACGCCACCTGGGGCGGTGTACGGCTGGACGCCGTGCCGCTGGACCGGGTCAGGGCCGCGATCCTGGTCGCCGACCCCGAGGCCGACCTGTTCGCCGGATCCCTGCGCGAGGTGGTGGGCGGACGGCGCGAGCCCTCCCCGGCCCGGGTGGCGCGGGCGGTCCGGGCGGCGGCCGCCGACGACATCGTGCAGGGGCTGCCGCAGGGGCTCGCCTCGCCCGTGACCGCGCAGGGACGCAGCCTTTCCGGGGGCCAGCGGCAGCGGGTACGGCTGGTGCGGGCGCTGCTCGCCGATCCCGAGGTCCTGCTGGCCGTGGAACCGACGTCGGCGCTCGACGCCCACACGGAGGCGGCGGTCGCAAAGGGGCTGCGCACGGAGCGGGCCGGCCGGACCACGGTCGTGACCACGACCTCCCCGCTGCTGCTGGCCCGGGCGGACACCGTGCACTACCTGGTCGACGGGAAGGTGGCGGCGAGCGGCCGCCACCGGGACCTGCTGGAACGGGAACCGGGCTACCGGACCCTGGTGGCCCGCGACACGGACGACACGGAAGCCCACGACGCGGAGACGGACGCGGACGCCGGGGCGGGTACGGACGCCGGGGCGGGTGCGGGCGTGGACACGGGGGAGGCCGTGCGATGA